The proteins below come from a single Eubacterium limosum genomic window:
- a CDS encoding ECF transporter S component, whose protein sequence is MNITTKKVCYTALLMAVTFIMISVVKIPIPNGYIHLGDAAVFLCGFILGPVYGTIAAAIGAGAADYFAGFGAYIIPTMLAKGVMAYLTGYFLRGNPGRQKEIAVMVIAGVIMTLIYYVSEIILYGSFVSPLVNIPFNALQAIVGIVISMLLFRPLAQFRIES, encoded by the coding sequence GTGAACATCACAACCAAAAAAGTATGCTATACGGCGCTGTTGATGGCCGTTACCTTTATCATGATCTCGGTCGTAAAAATCCCGATTCCCAATGGCTATATCCATCTGGGTGACGCGGCGGTCTTTCTGTGCGGCTTTATTCTTGGCCCTGTTTACGGCACCATTGCGGCTGCCATCGGCGCAGGTGCGGCGGATTACTTCGCGGGCTTTGGGGCTTATATCATTCCTACCATGCTCGCAAAGGGCGTGATGGCTTACCTGACGGGGTATTTTCTGCGCGGTAACCCGGGGCGCCAGAAGGAAATCGCGGTGATGGTAATCGCCGGAGTGATCATGACCCTGATCTACTATGTGTCCGAAATTATTCTATATGGCAGTTTTGTCTCCCCGCTGGTCAATATTCCTTTCAACGCCTTACAGGCCATTGTGGGCATTGTGATCTCCATGCTGTTGTTTCGGCCGCTGGCTCAGTTCCGCATCGAATCTTAA
- a CDS encoding YbjQ family protein — protein sequence MILVNTDYISGKEFEMLGLVKGSTIQSKNIGRDISQGFKTIVGGELKAYNEMMNDARALATKRMVQEAEGLGADAVVNIRYASSAIMQGAAEVIAYGTAVKFV from the coding sequence ATGATCTTAGTAAATACTGATTATATCAGCGGTAAGGAATTTGAAATGCTCGGTCTGGTCAAAGGCTCGACCATTCAGTCCAAAAACATTGGACGCGACATCAGCCAAGGGTTTAAAACCATTGTGGGCGGCGAGCTCAAGGCCTACAACGAAATGATGAACGACGCGCGGGCACTGGCTACCAAGCGGATGGTGCAGGAGGCCGAAGGCCTGGGCGCCGACGCGGTGGTCAATATCCGTTACGCCTCCTCTGCCATCATGCAGGGAGCTGCCGAGGTGATTGCCTACGGAACAGCGGTTAAATTTGTATAA
- a CDS encoding gamma carbonic anhydrase family protein yields the protein MSGKNIFIAKSADVLGKVRIGDYSSIWYQAVLRGDMDSITIGERSNVQDGSVVHVAPGGYCVKIGDGVTIGHNCTIHGCTIENNVLVGMGSTILNGAVIGENTIIGAGSLITQNKVIPPGSLVVGSPGKVVRSLTDAEIESIRANAGEYMECMRLEPGKSYYENSDGIIVVRPL from the coding sequence ATGTCAGGAAAAAATATTTTTATTGCGAAGAGTGCCGATGTACTGGGCAAGGTCCGGATCGGCGATTACAGCAGCATCTGGTACCAGGCGGTATTGAGAGGGGATATGGACAGCATTACCATTGGTGAACGCAGCAACGTACAGGATGGTTCCGTGGTGCACGTGGCGCCAGGCGGCTACTGTGTAAAGATCGGCGACGGCGTGACTATTGGACATAACTGTACCATCCACGGCTGCACCATTGAAAACAATGTCTTGGTCGGCATGGGATCCACGATTTTAAACGGCGCGGTCATCGGTGAAAATACCATCATCGGTGCAGGCTCGCTCATTACCCAGAACAAGGTTATACCTCCAGGGTCTCTGGTGGTCGGCAGCCCGGGAAAGGTCGTCCGTTCCCTTACCGACGCCGAGATCGAAAGCATCCGTGCCAATGCAGGTGAGTACATGGAATGTATGCGCCTGGAACCTGGTAAAAGCTATTATGAAAACAGTGATGGCATTATTGTTGTCAGACCACTCTAA
- a CDS encoding electron transfer flavoprotein subunit alpha/FixB family protein: MSLQDYKGVFVFVQQVDNVITPVSFELIGKGKELANDLDTEVTAVVLGSKIDAMGKELARHGADRVIMVDDPALEVYTTEPYVHAFTEIINKYKPEVVLFGATAIGRDMAPRVSARVHTGLTADCTKLEINPEDKGLMMTRPAFGGNIMATILCPDHRPQMSTVRPGVMQKLPTNDAAECEVIKEEVAGLSDHMNVEVMEIVKTVAEKMDIQDAKILVSGGRGMASPENFKLLEDLADALGGTISSSRACVDAGWVEKDRQVGQTGKTVRPNLYIACGISGAIQHLAGMEESDVIIAINKDETAPIFNVADFGVVGDVFKILPLFTEAVKKEMATR; encoded by the coding sequence ATGAGTTTACAAGATTATAAAGGTGTTTTCGTCTTTGTACAGCAGGTAGATAATGTTATTACTCCTGTTTCTTTCGAACTGATTGGTAAAGGTAAAGAATTAGCCAATGATTTAGATACAGAAGTAACTGCTGTTGTTTTAGGTTCTAAAATCGACGCTATGGGTAAAGAATTAGCCCGTCATGGCGCTGACAGAGTGATCATGGTCGATGATCCTGCTTTAGAAGTATATACAACCGAACCGTATGTACATGCATTTACTGAAATTATTAACAAATATAAGCCAGAAGTTGTTCTGTTTGGTGCGACTGCTATTGGCCGTGATATGGCTCCTCGTGTATCTGCACGTGTCCATACTGGCTTAACCGCTGACTGTACAAAACTGGAAATCAACCCAGAAGACAAGGGCTTAATGATGACCCGTCCGGCTTTCGGCGGCAACATCATGGCAACCATCCTGTGCCCGGATCACCGTCCACAGATGTCAACTGTACGTCCTGGCGTTATGCAGAAACTTCCGACAAACGACGCAGCAGAATGCGAAGTGATTAAAGAAGAAGTTGCAGGCTTAAGTGACCATATGAACGTCGAAGTGATGGAAATTGTTAAAACCGTTGCCGAAAAAATGGATATCCAGGATGCTAAAATCCTTGTATCTGGCGGCCGTGGTATGGCATCTCCAGAAAACTTCAAGCTGCTCGAAGACCTGGCAGACGCTTTAGGCGGAACCATTTCTTCTTCAAGAGCCTGTGTGGACGCTGGCTGGGTTGAAAAAGACCGTCAGGTTGGTCAGACCGGTAAAACCGTTCGTCCGAACCTGTACATTGCCTGCGGTATTTCCGGCGCAATCCAGCATTTAGCTGGTATGGAAGAATCTGATGTCATCATCGCAATCAACAAAGACGAAACTGCTCCAATCTTCAATGTAGCAGACTTCGGCGTTGTTGGTGATGTCTTTAAAATCTTACCACTGTTTACAGAAGCAGTTAAGAAAGAAATGGCAACCAGATAG
- a CDS encoding electron transfer flavoprotein subunit beta/FixA family protein, whose translation MNIVVCVKQVPDTNEVKLDPVTGTLIRDGVPSIMNPDDKAGLEAALELKDANGAHITVVSMGPPQADDVLREALAMGADEAILVTDRAFGGADTWATSTTIAAAVKMLDYDLIITGRQAIDGDTAQVGPQIAEHLNIPNISYAEDIKVEGDAVIVKRQYEDRYHTIKVQMPCLVTALGEMNTPRYMTPGGVFDAYRTDEVKVWTLENIEVDKTNIGLKGSPTRVFKSFPKALKAAGTVVQLDPQESADFLLEKLKEKFII comes from the coding sequence GTGAATATTGTAGTTTGTGTAAAACAAGTTCCTGATACAAATGAAGTTAAACTTGATCCAGTAACAGGTACATTAATTAGAGATGGCGTTCCAAGTATTATGAACCCAGATGATAAAGCTGGTCTGGAAGCTGCATTAGAGCTGAAAGACGCTAACGGTGCGCACATTACCGTTGTTTCCATGGGGCCACCACAGGCAGACGACGTTCTTCGTGAAGCACTCGCTATGGGCGCTGATGAAGCGATTTTAGTAACCGACAGAGCTTTCGGCGGCGCCGATACCTGGGCTACTTCTACAACCATCGCAGCTGCGGTTAAAATGTTAGACTATGACCTGATCATCACTGGCCGTCAGGCAATTGATGGCGATACCGCTCAGGTTGGTCCTCAGATCGCTGAACATCTGAACATTCCAAATATCAGCTATGCTGAAGACATCAAAGTGGAAGGCGACGCTGTTATCGTAAAACGTCAGTACGAAGACAGATACCATACCATTAAAGTACAGATGCCCTGCTTAGTTACCGCTTTAGGCGAAATGAATACACCGCGTTATATGACTCCAGGTGGCGTTTTTGACGCTTACAGAACAGATGAAGTAAAAGTCTGGACACTGGAAAACATCGAAGTTGATAAAACCAACATCGGTTTAAAGGGTTCTCCGACACGCGTATTCAAGTCCTTCCCGAAAGCATTAAAAGCTGCCGGAACTGTTGTTCAATTAGATCCACAGGAATCTGCTGATTTCTTACTGGAAAAATTGAAAGAAAAATTCATTATTTAA
- a CDS encoding acyl-CoA dehydrogenase produces the protein MDFNLSKEHQMLRTLYREFAENEAKPIAQEVDEEERFPQETVDKMVKNGFMGIPFAKEVGGQGCDTLAYILAVEELSRVCGTTGVILSAHTSLGTDPIRKFGTPEQKEKYLPRLASGELLGAFGLTEPGAGTDASGQQTKAVLEGDHYVLNGTKIFITNGGKADVYIIFAMTDKSKGTKGISAFIVEKDYPGFSIGTKEKKMGIRGSSTTELIFEDCIVPKENLLGKEGKGFGIAMQTLDGGRIGIAAQALGLAQGAFDETVAYVKERKQFGRSIAKFQNTQFKLADMYARIEAARNLVYKAAIAKDTQKVFSVEAATAKLFAAETAMAVTTECVQLLGGYGYTRDYPVERMMRDAKITEIYEGTSEVQRMVISGNVLK, from the coding sequence ATGGACTTCAATCTGAGTAAGGAACATCAAATGTTGCGCACACTCTACAGAGAGTTTGCAGAAAATGAAGCAAAACCAATCGCGCAGGAAGTTGACGAAGAAGAACGCTTCCCGCAGGAAACCGTTGATAAAATGGTCAAAAATGGCTTTATGGGTATTCCATTTGCCAAAGAAGTCGGTGGACAGGGCTGTGATACATTAGCTTATATTTTAGCTGTTGAAGAATTATCCCGTGTCTGCGGTACTACAGGCGTTATCCTTTCCGCACACACTTCACTGGGAACAGACCCAATCCGTAAATTCGGTACACCGGAACAAAAAGAAAAATACTTACCGCGTTTAGCAAGCGGTGAATTATTAGGCGCTTTCGGTTTAACTGAACCAGGCGCTGGTACTGATGCTTCCGGACAGCAGACAAAGGCTGTTTTAGAAGGCGACCACTATGTATTAAACGGTACGAAAATCTTCATTACCAACGGTGGTAAAGCAGATGTTTATATCATCTTCGCAATGACAGATAAGAGCAAAGGCACCAAGGGTATCTCTGCATTCATCGTAGAAAAAGATTATCCAGGCTTCTCAATCGGTACAAAAGAAAAGAAAATGGGTATCCGTGGTTCTTCCACAACCGAATTAATTTTCGAAGACTGCATCGTTCCAAAAGAAAATCTTCTCGGTAAAGAAGGTAAAGGCTTTGGAATCGCGATGCAGACTCTGGATGGCGGACGTATCGGTATTGCCGCTCAGGCTTTAGGTCTGGCTCAGGGTGCTTTCGACGAAACGGTTGCTTACGTTAAAGAAAGAAAACAGTTTGGCCGTTCTATCGCCAAATTCCAGAATACACAGTTCAAATTAGCCGATATGTACGCACGTATCGAAGCTGCCCGTAACCTGGTTTACAAAGCAGCTATTGCTAAAGATACTCAGAAAGTATTCTCTGTAGAAGCAGCAACTGCTAAACTTTTCGCAGCTGAAACCGCTATGGCTGTTACCACAGAATGTGTACAGTTACTTGGTGGTTATGGTTACACCAGAGACTATCCAGTTGAACGTATGATGCGTGATGCTAAGATTACCGAAATTTATGAAGGAACAAGCGAGGTACAACGTATGGTTATATCTGGCAACGTTCTGAAATAG
- a CDS encoding 3-hydroxyacyl-CoA dehydrogenase family protein, producing MKVGVIGAGTMGSGIAQVFASTDGYEVVLCDIKQEFADGGKAKIEKALAKQVAKGRIDQAKMDATLAKITTGLRDAVADCDLVVEAVLEQMEMKHELFQALQGICKPECIFASNTSSLSLTEMSQGVDRPVIGMHFFNPVPAMKLVEVIAGYHTSQETVDTIKKIATDIGKTPVQVNEAAGFVVNRILVPMINEGIEVYAAGTASAADIDTAMKLGANHPMGPLALGDLIGLDVVLAIMEVLQAETGSDKYAPSPLLRKMVRAGVLGMKTGKGFFDYTK from the coding sequence ATGAAAGTTGGCGTTATTGGTGCCGGTACAATGGGATCAGGTATTGCTCAGGTTTTCGCTTCTACCGATGGTTATGAAGTAGTACTTTGCGATATCAAACAGGAATTTGCCGATGGTGGTAAAGCTAAAATCGAAAAAGCATTAGCAAAACAGGTTGCTAAGGGCCGTATCGATCAGGCTAAAATGGATGCAACCTTAGCAAAAATCACAACAGGCTTAAGAGATGCTGTTGCGGATTGCGATCTGGTTGTTGAAGCTGTTTTAGAACAGATGGAAATGAAACATGAATTATTCCAGGCATTACAGGGAATCTGTAAACCAGAATGTATTTTCGCTTCCAACACTTCTTCTTTATCTTTAACAGAAATGTCTCAGGGCGTTGACCGTCCAGTGATTGGTATGCATTTCTTTAATCCGGTTCCGGCTATGAAACTGGTTGAAGTTATTGCTGGTTACCATACTTCTCAGGAAACCGTTGATACCATCAAAAAGATTGCGACAGATATCGGCAAAACACCGGTACAGGTTAACGAAGCTGCAGGTTTTGTTGTAAACAGAATCTTAGTTCCAATGATCAACGAAGGTATCGAAGTTTATGCTGCTGGTACTGCTTCCGCTGCGGATATCGACACCGCTATGAAATTAGGCGCAAATCACCCAATGGGACCATTGGCTTTAGGTGACTTAATTGGTCTGGACGTTGTTCTGGCAATTATGGAAGTATTACAGGCAGAAACTGGCTCTGACAAATACGCTCCGTCTCCACTGCTTCGCAAAATGGTACGCGCAGGCGTTTTAGGTATGAAAACAGGAAAAGGATTCTTTGATTACACAAAATAA
- a CDS encoding enoyl-CoA hydratase-related protein produces MGFVKYEPQGAVAVITIDREKALNALNSEVLEDLDKVIDGVDLDNIRCLIITGAGQKSFVAGADIGEMSSLTQAEGEAFGKKGNAVFRKIETLPIPVIAAVNGFALGGGCELSMSCDIRLASENATFGQPEVGLGITAGFGGTQRLARLIPTGKAKEMLYACTNIKAADALSWGLVNAVYPADELMPAALKLAGKIANNAPIAVRNTKKAINDGLEMGMDDAIAFEAKQFGGCFESADQKEGMAAFLEKRKHEPFQNK; encoded by the coding sequence ATGGGTTTTGTTAAATATGAACCACAAGGTGCAGTTGCTGTTATCACCATCGACCGTGAAAAGGCTTTAAATGCTTTAAACAGTGAAGTACTTGAAGATCTGGATAAAGTCATCGATGGTGTTGACTTAGATAACATCCGCTGCCTGATTATTACAGGTGCCGGTCAGAAGTCTTTTGTTGCCGGTGCGGACATCGGTGAAATGAGCAGCCTGACTCAGGCTGAAGGCGAAGCTTTTGGTAAAAAAGGAAACGCTGTTTTCAGAAAGATCGAGACTTTACCAATTCCGGTTATCGCTGCAGTTAACGGTTTTGCACTAGGCGGCGGCTGCGAATTATCCATGTCCTGTGATATTCGTCTGGCTTCTGAAAATGCAACCTTTGGCCAGCCTGAAGTTGGCCTTGGTATCACTGCTGGTTTCGGCGGAACTCAGCGTCTTGCACGTTTGATCCCAACCGGCAAAGCAAAAGAAATGCTCTATGCCTGCACCAATATCAAAGCAGCTGACGCTTTGAGCTGGGGCCTGGTTAATGCTGTCTACCCGGCAGACGAATTAATGCCTGCTGCACTGAAATTAGCTGGTAAAATTGCTAACAACGCTCCAATTGCTGTCCGCAACACTAAAAAAGCCATCAATGATGGACTTGAAATGGGTATGGACGACGCAATTGCCTTTGAAGCAAAACAGTTTGGCGGATGTTTTGAATCCGCTGACCAAAAAGAAGGTATGGCTGCCTTCCTGGAAAAACGTAAACACGAACCTTTCCAGAACAAATAA
- a CDS encoding acetyl-CoA C-acetyltransferase, which translates to MAKEVVLAGAVRTAIGSFGGSLANVPVVDLGTIVIKEALNRAGVKPEDVDEVLMGCVLQAAQGQSVARQSAVNAGIPVEVPALTLNNLCGSGLKCINLAAAMIQAGEADIIVAGGMESMSGAAYAVPKGRYGYRMGDGQFIDTMIKDGLTDAFNHYHMGITAENVAEQYDVTREDQDDFAAKSQQKCEAAQAAGRFDDEIVPVPVKVKKEMVEFKVDEFPRKGVTVEGISKMRPAFKKDGTVTAANASGINDGAAAIVVMSAEKAKELGVKPMAKFVVGASAGVDPSIMGVGPIFSSRKALEKAGLTIDDMDLVEANEAFAAQSCAVGKTLNIPEDKLNVNGGAIALGHPVGASGCRIMVTLLHEMQKRGAKKGLATLCVGGGMGVSTIVEMD; encoded by the coding sequence GTGGCAAAAGAAGTAGTATTAGCTGGTGCTGTACGTACAGCGATTGGTAGTTTTGGCGGTTCTTTAGCAAATGTTCCGGTAGTTGATCTTGGAACAATCGTTATTAAAGAAGCTTTAAACCGTGCTGGCGTTAAACCGGAAGACGTTGATGAAGTGTTAATGGGTTGTGTATTACAGGCAGCTCAGGGACAGAGTGTTGCTCGTCAGTCTGCTGTAAACGCTGGTATTCCTGTTGAGGTTCCTGCTTTAACCCTTAACAATTTATGTGGTTCTGGTCTCAAATGTATCAATCTTGCAGCTGCCATGATCCAGGCTGGAGAAGCAGATATTATTGTTGCTGGTGGTATGGAAAGCATGTCTGGCGCTGCTTACGCTGTTCCTAAGGGACGCTACGGCTACAGAATGGGCGATGGCCAGTTCATCGATACCATGATCAAAGACGGTTTAACCGATGCCTTCAATCACTATCACATGGGTATCACCGCTGAAAATGTAGCAGAACAATATGATGTAACTCGCGAAGATCAGGATGATTTCGCCGCTAAGAGCCAGCAGAAATGTGAAGCCGCTCAGGCAGCTGGCCGTTTCGACGATGAAATCGTACCGGTTCCGGTTAAAGTTAAAAAAGAAATGGTTGAATTCAAAGTTGATGAATTCCCAAGAAAAGGCGTAACTGTTGAAGGTATCAGCAAAATGCGTCCGGCTTTCAAAAAAGACGGTACCGTAACCGCTGCAAATGCTTCTGGTATCAATGACGGAGCAGCTGCCATCGTTGTTATGTCTGCTGAAAAAGCAAAAGAATTAGGCGTTAAGCCAATGGCTAAATTTGTTGTCGGCGCTTCCGCCGGTGTTGATCCATCCATCATGGGTGTTGGACCAATCTTCTCAAGCCGTAAAGCTTTAGAAAAAGCTGGTTTAACCATTGACGATATGGATTTAGTTGAAGCGAACGAAGCCTTCGCAGCTCAGTCCTGTGCTGTAGGCAAAACTTTAAATATTCCTGAAGATAAATTAAATGTAAACGGCGGCGCGATTGCCTTGGGTCATCCAGTTGGTGCTTCTGGTTGCCGTATCATGGTAACTTTACTGCACGAAATGCAGAAACGCGGCGCTAAAAAAGGTCTTGCGACCTTATGCGTAGGCGGCGGCATGGGTGTGTCCACCATCGTAGAAATGGATTAA
- a CDS encoding ABC-F family ATP-binding cassette domain-containing protein, with translation MNLLSIINLKKTYGVKTLFEEINFSIEDSDKIGVIGVNGTGKSSLLRIVAGQDTPDAGEIRVYGSKRIEYLAQTPELDPNVTVLAQVFRADTPEMNTLRDYESTLDLLARYPEDEKLQKHLMSLTDTIDAGGLWNLKSQVETILTQLGIRDFDKTIGTLSGGQRKRVAMASVLLTPCDLLILDEPTNHLDNETITWLEKYLENRKGALLMVTHDRYFLDRVVNKTIELDGGALYEYAGNYSEFVEKKAARKEFESIMEQKRQNLYRRELAWIRRGARARTTKQKARIQRFEDIKNSAADLNEDILQINVGFTRLGKMVVDLDHVSKSFKNQCVVRDFSYIFGPDERIGIIGKNGRGKSTLLNLIAGKIRPDSGSIIIGNTVKIGYFSQESEDMDLNLRAIEYIREGAETVENARGEVVTAAQMMELFLFDRYAQWVRISELSGGERRRLYLLRILMSAPNVLLLDEPTNDLDIDTLKILENYLDDFQGSVLTVSHDRYFLDRVCDTIFSFTGGGEILVQTGNFTDYMQKHADRDSDNATSKPSEQKTEKPRQKAVKLNYREQQEYDRIDADMAQMEARLEAIDTEMAGITTDYTRLQALTEEKEALEDSLLEKMERKEYLEDIVRQSKKNRI, from the coding sequence ATGAACCTATTATCCATCATAAACCTTAAAAAAACCTACGGTGTCAAGACCCTTTTTGAAGAAATCAACTTCAGCATCGAGGACAGTGACAAAATCGGTGTCATCGGTGTTAACGGCACCGGAAAATCCTCTCTGCTGCGCATTGTGGCCGGGCAGGATACTCCCGACGCAGGAGAAATCCGCGTCTATGGCAGCAAACGCATCGAATACCTGGCGCAAACCCCTGAACTCGACCCAAATGTTACCGTCCTGGCACAGGTTTTTCGGGCTGATACCCCGGAGATGAACACCCTGCGGGACTACGAGAGCACCCTGGACCTCCTGGCGCGCTATCCCGAAGACGAAAAACTCCAGAAACACTTGATGTCTCTGACCGATACCATTGACGCAGGCGGCCTTTGGAATCTGAAATCCCAGGTTGAAACCATCCTGACCCAGCTGGGTATCCGAGATTTTGACAAAACCATCGGCACCCTGTCCGGTGGACAGCGCAAACGGGTGGCCATGGCCTCTGTGCTCCTGACCCCCTGCGACCTCCTGATTCTTGATGAACCTACCAACCACTTGGACAACGAGACCATTACCTGGCTTGAAAAGTATCTGGAAAACCGCAAGGGCGCTCTCTTAATGGTTACCCATGACCGCTATTTCCTGGACCGGGTCGTAAACAAAACCATCGAGCTGGACGGCGGCGCTCTGTACGAGTACGCTGGCAATTACTCCGAGTTTGTCGAGAAAAAGGCCGCCCGAAAGGAGTTTGAGAGCATCATGGAACAGAAACGCCAGAATCTGTACCGGCGTGAGCTGGCGTGGATCAGGCGGGGCGCCCGCGCCCGGACAACCAAGCAAAAGGCAAGGATTCAGCGCTTTGAGGACATTAAAAACAGCGCTGCCGACCTAAACGAGGATATCCTCCAGATCAACGTCGGATTTACCCGTCTGGGCAAAATGGTGGTGGATCTCGACCATGTGTCCAAATCCTTTAAAAATCAGTGCGTAGTCAGAGACTTCAGCTATATTTTCGGTCCCGATGAACGTATTGGCATCATTGGGAAAAACGGTCGGGGAAAATCCACGCTGCTGAATCTGATCGCTGGAAAAATCCGGCCAGACAGCGGGTCCATCATCATCGGAAATACGGTTAAAATCGGTTATTTTTCACAGGAATCCGAGGATATGGATTTAAACCTGCGGGCCATCGAGTACATCCGCGAGGGCGCCGAAACCGTTGAGAACGCCCGGGGCGAGGTCGTCACCGCGGCTCAGATGATGGAGCTGTTCCTCTTTGACCGGTACGCCCAGTGGGTGCGGATCTCCGAGCTGTCCGGCGGTGAGCGCAGGCGTCTGTATCTGCTCCGTATCCTCATGTCCGCCCCCAATGTGCTGCTGCTGGACGAGCCCACCAACGACCTGGACATCGATACCCTCAAAATCCTGGAAAACTACCTGGACGATTTTCAGGGCAGTGTGCTCACTGTTTCCCATGACCGCTACTTCCTGGACCGGGTGTGCGATACCATCTTCTCCTTTACCGGCGGTGGTGAGATTCTGGTGCAGACCGGCAATTTCACCGACTACATGCAAAAGCACGCAGACCGGGATTCGGACAACGCCACCAGTAAACCCAGCGAACAGAAAACTGAAAAGCCCCGGCAAAAGGCCGTGAAGCTGAACTACCGCGAACAGCAGGAGTATGACCGCATCGACGCAGACATGGCGCAGATGGAGGCCCGCCTGGAGGCCATCGATACCGAGATGGCCGGCATCACCACCGACTACACTCGCCTCCAGGCCCTGACTGAGGAAAAGGAAGCCCTGGAGGATTCACTTCTCGAGAAGATGGAGCGCAAGGAATACCTCGAAGACATTGTTCGTCAGTCAAAGAAAAACCGAATCTGA
- a CDS encoding MSCRAMM family protein translates to MKKLTGTLTVLLMAILFSFSPVWAAQGADTKPTPTAPSMADTTKPADKPEYADKDSGKTENKAEGDSAVAVERAAVLKSGNYYTFKLPESVIIIEKLSLPMTDKDGKLYGTAYVGTDGVVIIALTEDAAGDAAVTDRLEAAGAEPAVVQTLGSQTGPQGSVVFRKQDENGNGLEGARFELMKTDENNRTVAAVTSGADGSVRCDGLAPGTYRVVETQAPSGFLRNRITLDFTISDSAQTQAVMVDAGVHTGYQGRLSILKMDEERDPLPGASFKILDANGYTLQKDLVTDSDGRIWVSNLAPGRYQVMETEAPAGYHLDATPVSFEVSAEAEGEPAAMEVKAVNVRRSSKLRYSTGTTSPNADTGVDSMDFLGLGFVVIAAVISAGVMVYQKTKRK, encoded by the coding sequence ATGAAAAAATTAACGGGCACTCTGACGGTCCTTCTAATGGCCATATTATTTTCATTTTCACCCGTTTGGGCAGCCCAGGGGGCAGACACAAAGCCAACGCCTACTGCGCCTTCGATGGCAGATACCACAAAGCCGGCAGACAAGCCGGAGTATGCTGATAAAGACAGCGGTAAGACTGAAAATAAAGCGGAGGGGGACAGCGCTGTGGCTGTGGAAAGGGCAGCGGTTTTGAAGTCAGGAAACTACTATACCTTTAAGCTGCCGGAAAGCGTCATCATTATAGAGAAACTGTCACTGCCTATGACCGATAAGGATGGCAAGCTTTATGGCACCGCTTATGTGGGCACCGATGGCGTGGTCATCATCGCCCTGACCGAGGATGCGGCCGGTGATGCCGCAGTGACGGATCGGCTGGAGGCGGCGGGCGCCGAGCCAGCTGTTGTCCAGACCCTTGGGAGCCAGACAGGCCCCCAGGGCAGTGTTGTTTTCCGAAAGCAGGATGAAAACGGCAACGGCCTGGAAGGTGCCCGGTTCGAACTGATGAAAACGGATGAAAACAATCGGACAGTGGCCGCAGTTACATCCGGAGCGGATGGAAGTGTCCGCTGTGACGGTCTTGCACCCGGAACCTACAGGGTGGTCGAGACCCAGGCCCCGAGCGGCTTTCTGCGAAACCGCATAACCCTGGATTTTACCATCTCCGATTCAGCCCAGACTCAGGCTGTAATGGTGGATGCGGGCGTACATACAGGCTACCAGGGACGTCTGTCGATCTTGAAAATGGACGAGGAACGGGACCCACTTCCCGGGGCCAGTTTTAAAATCCTGGACGCCAACGGATATACCCTTCAGAAGGATCTGGTCACCGATTCAGACGGACGGATCTGGGTTAGCAACCTGGCGCCTGGGCGCTACCAGGTTATGGAGACTGAAGCGCCTGCGGGTTATCATCTGGACGCCACTCCGGTGAGCTTTGAGGTGTCTGCTGAGGCGGAGGGCGAACCCGCCGCCATGGAGGTCAAGGCAGTCAATGTCCGGCGTTCGTCTAAGCTCAGGTACTCTACCGGTACGACGTCCCCCAATGCAGACACAGGCGTGGACAGTATGGACTTCCTTGGCCTTGGGTTTGTCGTCATCGCAGCGGTCATTTCCGCGGGAGTGATGGTTTACCAGAAAACAAAGCGCAAATAA